One Gammaproteobacteria bacterium genomic region harbors:
- a CDS encoding class I SAM-dependent rRNA methyltransferase, whose translation MSIAAVYLETKKSKPIVQGHPWVFPKAIAYNKGALKTGELVSVHAEDKSLIGWGVYNEHSLYRVRVLAYADESFSDPSLPDIIKVRFQNAKKLRELIGLPDSETTAYRLCNSEGDGLSGVTVDVFGDVAVVSSSAYWVEAHRKLIESSLQDLLSPREIIWISRSKPLQQDGWKDSSDSTSSTITEVKETGLIYQIDFSQTQKTGLYLDQRENHQRIAALARDKRVLDLYCFTGGFSLHAAKAGAKEVLGIDSSAGAVKQATKNAELNSLNNVKFIEADVRESLALAENYDIVILDPPKLAPSRKHLDRAVQHYRFIHKEIFKFLKPGSILMTCNCSSALSLDHFIHIIGESAAASHKHIRILGTFGAAADHPMLSAFNEGNYLQAVLLTIDH comes from the coding sequence ATGAGCATAGCAGCGGTTTATTTAGAGACAAAGAAGAGCAAGCCAATTGTGCAGGGGCATCCATGGGTGTTTCCCAAGGCGATTGCCTACAATAAGGGCGCACTGAAGACAGGCGAACTGGTTAGCGTACATGCCGAGGACAAGAGCCTGATTGGCTGGGGTGTTTATAATGAACATTCGCTCTACAGGGTGCGGGTCTTAGCGTATGCGGATGAGAGTTTTTCTGATCCTAGCCTCCCTGACATTATTAAGGTTCGTTTTCAGAATGCCAAAAAATTACGAGAGCTAATCGGATTACCTGATTCTGAAACAACCGCTTATCGTTTATGCAATAGTGAAGGCGATGGTTTATCGGGTGTGACGGTTGATGTTTTTGGGGATGTGGCTGTTGTTTCAAGCTCAGCTTACTGGGTCGAAGCACACCGTAAGCTTATTGAATCATCTTTACAAGATTTGTTGTCACCACGCGAAATTATTTGGATTAGCCGATCAAAACCACTCCAACAAGACGGATGGAAAGATTCTTCGGACTCCACGAGCTCAACGATTACAGAAGTTAAAGAAACCGGCCTTATTTATCAAATCGATTTTTCTCAAACTCAAAAAACAGGTTTATATTTAGATCAACGCGAAAATCATCAACGCATAGCCGCACTGGCTCGTGATAAACGAGTACTTGATTTATATTGTTTTACGGGCGGGTTTTCTCTTCATGCTGCAAAAGCAGGCGCAAAAGAAGTTTTAGGAATTGATAGTTCCGCGGGCGCTGTAAAACAAGCAACGAAAAATGCTGAACTAAATTCACTCAACAATGTGAAATTTATTGAAGCGGATGTACGCGAAAGTCTTGCGCTCGCTGAAAATTATGACATCGTCATTTTAGATCCACCCAAATTAGCGCCTTCAAGAAAGCATTTGGATCGTGCAGTGCAACATTATCGTTTTATACATAAAGAGATTTTTAAATTTCTTAAACCAGGCAGTATATTGATGACCTGTAATTGTTCTTCTGCGCTATCGTTGGATCATTTTATTCATATCATTGGTGAGTCTGCTGCTGCAAGCCATAAGCATATACGTATCTTAGGCACTTTTGGTGCCGCCGCAGATCATCCTATGCTCTCAGCTTTCAACGAAGGAAATTATTTGCAAGCAGTACTTCTCACAATAGATCATTAA
- a CDS encoding alpha/beta hydrolase, with the protein MSLFRSLVLTLLFLCFSFANIQPVLAKQQWLELPPTPTLPSTKVSGYAPIRGAQIWYGVYGHGEPVIFLHGGLGNSNYWGNQVRTLSKNYQVIVMDSRGHGRSTNNNIPYSYDTMTEDVIALMDFLKIKKAAIVGWSDGGIIGINIAIHHPDRITKLFAFGANSNPNGTKDPTTTEVFNTYATIRAKQEYQKLSKTPNDYEKFLDQIKKMWETQPDFTKAQLNSIKVPTWIVDGDRDEGIKRENTEFMADSIPNSGLLIQPQVSHFSFIQDPEQFNHDVLHFLQQKS; encoded by the coding sequence ATGTCTTTATTTAGATCCCTCGTTCTAACATTACTTTTCCTTTGCTTTTCTTTTGCCAACATACAACCCGTATTAGCAAAACAACAATGGCTTGAACTTCCACCCACACCCACACTTCCTTCAACAAAAGTCAGCGGCTATGCTCCCATTCGTGGCGCACAAATTTGGTACGGTGTATATGGTCATGGTGAACCTGTCATCTTTTTACATGGTGGATTAGGTAATTCTAATTATTGGGGAAATCAAGTTCGAACACTTTCTAAAAATTATCAAGTGATCGTGATGGACAGTCGCGGCCATGGACGCAGCACAAATAATAATATTCCATACAGCTACGACACTATGACGGAAGACGTTATTGCATTAATGGATTTCCTTAAAATTAAAAAAGCCGCTATTGTAGGATGGAGCGATGGCGGAATCATTGGAATTAATATTGCCATCCATCATCCTGATCGTATCACCAAACTTTTTGCATTCGGCGCAAATTCAAATCCTAACGGAACGAAAGATCCTACAACTACCGAAGTCTTTAACACTTACGCCACCATTCGCGCAAAACAAGAATATCAAAAACTCTCTAAAACACCGAATGATTACGAAAAATTTCTCGATCAAATTAAAAAGATGTGGGAAACTCAGCCTGATTTTACAAAGGCCCAGCTGAATTCCATTAAAGTGCCTACTTGGATTGTTGATGGCGATCGTGACGAAGGCATAAAACGTGAAAATACAGAATTCATGGCGGACTCAATCCCAAATTCTGGATTACTCATTCAACCTCAAGTCAGCCATTTTTCTTTCATCCAAGATCCAGAACAATTTAACCACGATGTCTTGCATTTTTTACAACAAAAATCTTGA